A window of Haliscomenobacter hydrossis DSM 1100 contains these coding sequences:
- a CDS encoding SusC/RagA family TonB-linked outer membrane protein, translating into MKQYFTRRLPLSMLIMVLLACHPMVMAQSLAFAHQNKPNTIEVQETAPSTTTRLKDALNELSQQHQVSIIFEDVTVRGLLANANVPKGGKLEIRLEKLLKPHGLTFQKVNKNAYVVVPISAPKKLEKPSQENSRKNDNNIPSLSNNLQEKGNLQPNTIEINELLVPEIPVKVITGTVTDETGERLPGTNVLVKGTTVGDITDVNGAFSLDVPDENSILVFSFTGFITQEVLVGNQTNLTIILKQDDLLLNEVVVVGYGEIKKSDLTGAVASVQTKDIVRGNPIIAAKAIQGQVAGATVTKLNNKPGTGYSITIRGENTINNSTEPLVVIDGLMGGNINNLNPNDIQSMDILKDASSTAIYGSRGANGVIIITTKKGVSGKPRVSYDSYIGVKNPAHLPELMNTEQFYKSIYTDRVLEGVTGASFTAAERANIDANRTTDWVDLVTGPGMQMSQNLSISGGSEKTTYRFSGGFLNEDGNVLYTGFKRYNLNAGLDSKIGKYFKVGFTSYVSYGDINVGSGESLRNAYRARPTGTVYYDDLANPSENSDLNVNGYAFWMGINDKQVGNPLLDIDPTVSKLQTTTASVISNAYVEVTPLKGLSIRSSISASYTSERAGDFRGRWSKSQIGAKPRAQYDNRTLANYTLDNIINYNVDFGRHKLAFTGLQSAFYQRNEAYSIFVRDLPYDSDWYALNTAATIGSIGSSLVERSILSFMGRVNYSFNDKYLLTVTGRSDGASQLSEGNKWAFFPSVAVAWRLGDEPFINNLNLFSNLKLRLSYGEVGNSTVNPYSTQAGLLNTGYDFDGTPAFGFAPANLGNKDLSWERSNELNLGIDFGFFKNRIAASLELYNRKTVDLILSQKIPTVTGFSQVIANVGQIENKGIELTLRTTNIAAKNFGWNTTFAFTKNNNKLLQLYGDGQKVDKGNRLFVGYPIRANFDYEFDGIWQTVDKDQAAKYKQVPGSVRVVDQNNDGVISSTDAIDDRVYLGTQLPNWILGVTNRLNFKQFDFSFFVYYRDGVQYNNSTLSGTFGEVTGTRYNRLASLDYWRSDNPSNTYFGVAAANPYRSAINYQDASFLRISDITLGYTLPQAVMDKLKMSSARFYGQVINPYVSSKFTGFDPEFNSAIFQDDVPSMTMLFGVNISF; encoded by the coding sequence ATGAAACAATATTTTACCAGGCGATTGCCACTAAGCATGCTCATCATGGTGCTTTTGGCTTGCCATCCAATGGTGATGGCACAAAGTTTGGCTTTTGCACATCAAAATAAGCCCAATACCATTGAAGTTCAGGAAACAGCTCCTTCAACGACCACTCGACTAAAAGACGCATTGAATGAATTGAGTCAACAGCACCAGGTCAGCATCATCTTTGAAGATGTTACGGTAAGGGGCTTGCTGGCAAATGCCAATGTCCCCAAAGGTGGAAAACTGGAAATAAGATTGGAAAAACTACTCAAACCGCATGGCTTGACCTTTCAAAAAGTCAATAAAAATGCCTACGTAGTTGTACCAATTTCCGCCCCCAAAAAACTGGAAAAACCCAGTCAGGAAAATAGCCGCAAAAACGACAACAATATTCCATCGCTGTCGAACAACCTGCAAGAAAAAGGCAATCTGCAGCCCAATACAATCGAAATAAATGAACTGCTTGTACCCGAGATACCCGTCAAAGTCATTACGGGTACGGTAACCGACGAGACCGGAGAGCGACTGCCTGGCACCAACGTTTTAGTCAAAGGTACCACTGTGGGTGACATCACCGATGTGAATGGAGCATTTTCATTGGATGTTCCTGACGAAAACAGCATTCTGGTTTTCAGTTTCACCGGTTTTATTACCCAGGAAGTGTTGGTGGGTAACCAGACCAACCTGACCATCATCCTGAAACAAGATGACTTATTGCTGAATGAAGTAGTAGTTGTCGGCTATGGTGAAATCAAAAAATCTGACTTGACCGGAGCGGTAGCCTCGGTGCAAACCAAGGACATCGTTCGCGGTAATCCGATTATTGCCGCTAAAGCCATTCAAGGTCAAGTTGCGGGCGCAACGGTGACCAAGCTAAACAATAAACCTGGCACGGGTTACAGCATCACCATCCGGGGAGAAAACACCATCAACAACTCTACTGAACCATTGGTGGTCATCGATGGATTGATGGGGGGCAACATCAACAACCTCAACCCCAACGACATTCAATCCATGGATATCCTCAAAGATGCTTCTTCTACAGCCATCTACGGCTCTCGGGGGGCCAACGGGGTAATCATCATCACCACTAAAAAAGGGGTATCCGGCAAACCAAGGGTCAGTTACGACAGTTACATCGGCGTAAAAAATCCTGCCCATTTGCCTGAGCTGATGAACACCGAGCAGTTTTACAAATCCATTTATACGGATCGGGTTTTGGAAGGAGTCACTGGAGCGAGCTTCACGGCTGCTGAAAGAGCAAACATCGACGCGAATCGTACCACCGATTGGGTAGATCTCGTCACGGGTCCAGGTATGCAGATGAGCCAGAACCTGAGCATATCAGGTGGTAGCGAAAAAACGACCTATCGCTTTTCCGGCGGATTTTTGAATGAAGATGGCAACGTGCTGTATACTGGATTCAAAAGATACAACCTCAATGCGGGTTTGGACAGTAAAATTGGCAAATACTTCAAGGTCGGATTCACTTCTTATGTGAGTTATGGCGACATCAATGTCGGCTCAGGCGAATCCCTGCGGAATGCCTACCGGGCCCGGCCCACTGGAACGGTGTACTACGACGACCTGGCCAACCCTTCCGAAAACTCAGACCTCAACGTGAATGGCTACGCCTTTTGGATGGGCATCAACGACAAACAAGTGGGCAACCCCTTGCTCGATATTGATCCTACTGTTTCAAAACTGCAAACCACTACCGCTTCGGTGATCAGCAATGCTTACGTAGAAGTTACTCCACTCAAAGGTTTGAGCATCCGTTCTTCTATTTCTGCTTCTTATACCTCCGAGAGAGCGGGCGATTTTAGAGGACGTTGGTCAAAATCACAGATTGGAGCCAAGCCAAGAGCACAATACGACAACCGGACCCTGGCCAATTACACGTTGGACAACATCATCAACTATAACGTAGACTTTGGCAGACACAAACTCGCCTTTACGGGCTTGCAGAGTGCATTTTACCAAAGAAATGAAGCCTATTCTATTTTTGTGCGCGACCTCCCCTACGATTCTGATTGGTACGCGTTGAATACCGCTGCAACCATCGGGAGCATTGGTAGCTCGCTGGTTGAACGGTCGATCTTGTCGTTCATGGGGCGGGTCAACTACTCTTTCAACGACAAATATTTATTGACGGTGACGGGTCGTTCTGACGGTGCTTCACAACTTTCCGAAGGCAACAAATGGGCGTTTTTCCCTTCCGTTGCGGTGGCTTGGCGCTTGGGAGATGAGCCTTTCATCAACAACCTTAATCTATTCTCCAACCTGAAATTGCGCTTAAGTTACGGAGAGGTAGGAAACTCTACGGTTAATCCTTACAGCACCCAGGCAGGTTTGTTGAATACGGGTTATGATTTTGATGGAACTCCTGCTTTTGGTTTTGCACCAGCGAATTTGGGCAACAAAGACCTGAGTTGGGAACGAAGCAACGAATTGAACCTGGGTATCGATTTTGGTTTCTTCAAAAACCGCATCGCTGCCTCACTTGAATTGTACAACCGGAAAACGGTGGATTTGATCCTGAGCCAAAAAATACCTACCGTAACTGGTTTCTCTCAGGTGATTGCCAACGTGGGACAGATCGAGAACAAAGGCATCGAACTTACACTCAGAACCACCAACATCGCCGCCAAGAATTTTGGATGGAACACCACCTTCGCTTTCACCAAAAACAACAACAAATTGCTGCAACTGTATGGCGATGGGCAAAAGGTTGACAAAGGCAACCGCCTCTTTGTGGGCTATCCCATCCGCGCCAATTTTGATTATGAATTTGATGGAATTTGGCAAACAGTCGATAAAGATCAGGCCGCCAAGTACAAGCAAGTACCTGGCTCCGTACGGGTGGTCGACCAAAATAACGATGGGGTAATTTCTTCCACCGATGCCATTGATGACCGCGTTTATTTGGGCACTCAATTGCCCAATTGGATCTTGGGTGTTACCAACCGCCTCAACTTCAAGCAATTCGACTTCTCCTTCTTTGTCTATTACCGGGATGGCGTACAGTACAACAACAGCACCCTTTCTGGAACATTTGGGGAAGTAACGGGTACGCGCTACAACCGCCTGGCGTCACTGGATTATTGGAGAAGCGACAACCCGTCCAATACCTATTTCGGGGTGGCGGCTGCCAACCCTTACCGCAGTGCCATCAATTACCAGGATGCCAGCTTTTTGCGGATTTCTGACATTACCCTGGGGTATACCTTACCACAAGCCGTGATGGACAAATTGAAAATGTCCAGTGCGCGTTTTTATGGCCAGGTGATCAACCCTTATGTAAGTTCCAAGTTTACTGGATTTGACCCCGAATTCAACTCGGCCATTTTCCAGGATGATGTTCCGTCGATGACCATGCTTTTCGGCGTCAACATTAGTTTCTAA
- a CDS encoding RagB/SusD family nutrient uptake outer membrane protein, protein MKSTIITRFTFLAIVALCLIATGCDKDFLVEKPVTTLTTDVYYKTEAGFEDLVRSCYPLLRNIHQNRTLVLNGTDIFTSGGYGDPKFATPTVNSGPIEQYDVRFNPSLGELQSLWTLLYTEIGRTNTAIGRSVDITTMAAALKDARVSEAKFLRALCYFYLVQHWGDVPMPLTEIVSPTKEANRVPAADIYKQIITDLLDAEAKLPVTATNYGRITKGAAQFLLARVYLTRGWNFKNSLGGSPADFDLALQYADKVIDVYPLATNYNLLFPTRSENPLKQYTGAQNDKNPEIIFAVQYNADVLTNKTDPAFTVDAAGGNNLHSVFNGSGEGFPGSKGRTSDYNRSLGFHNTTPAMYRLYDPENDSRYDHNFLEVGYAMQAVAGFRPLPVVNPALRIDIKAGDTVVYYRPWNNPATTLDERGVDLGGKKKYSVVNPEEWGGGYGFINGSTVSVSGFPSGEPHMWKFWQPGIPYGDAFGTFNEAVFRSAEAYLIAAEAIVKGAKGGKLGGAEVYYNRVLDRALGAKKGNDPRCALVPENVKSLETVSYRATAANITIDLILDERARELMGEYSRWFDLKRTGKLVERVKKYNPWAAKSGAINDIHYLRPIPQSEIDLSFPAMTQNTGY, encoded by the coding sequence ATGAAATCAACAATAATAACTCGTTTCACTTTTTTAGCAATCGTAGCACTCTGCCTGATTGCTACGGGCTGTGATAAAGACTTTTTGGTGGAAAAACCGGTCACCACCCTTACCACCGACGTTTATTACAAAACAGAAGCCGGTTTCGAAGACCTGGTTCGGTCTTGTTATCCCTTGTTGCGCAACATTCACCAAAACCGTACCCTCGTTTTGAATGGTACTGACATTTTCACCTCGGGCGGGTATGGTGACCCAAAGTTTGCCACGCCAACCGTAAACTCGGGGCCAATTGAGCAGTACGATGTGCGCTTTAACCCTTCCTTGGGCGAACTGCAAAGCCTTTGGACTTTATTGTACACCGAAATTGGCCGTACCAATACCGCCATTGGCCGTTCGGTAGACATTACCACCATGGCCGCTGCCCTAAAAGATGCTCGGGTGTCTGAAGCGAAATTTTTGAGGGCGCTTTGCTACTTTTATCTGGTGCAGCACTGGGGTGATGTACCCATGCCTTTGACCGAAATAGTAAGCCCAACCAAAGAGGCAAACCGGGTTCCGGCAGCGGATATTTACAAACAAATCATCACGGATTTGCTTGATGCAGAGGCCAAACTTCCCGTTACGGCTACCAACTATGGCCGCATCACCAAAGGCGCTGCGCAGTTTTTGTTGGCTCGGGTGTACCTGACCCGTGGTTGGAATTTCAAAAATTCATTGGGAGGCTCCCCTGCTGATTTTGATTTGGCGCTGCAATATGCCGACAAAGTCATCGACGTCTATCCCTTGGCTACCAACTACAATCTGTTGTTTCCTACCCGCTCAGAGAACCCGCTGAAACAATACACGGGTGCTCAAAATGATAAAAACCCGGAAATCATTTTTGCGGTGCAGTACAACGCCGATGTGTTGACGAACAAAACCGATCCAGCATTTACCGTTGACGCTGCGGGAGGCAATAACCTACACTCGGTTTTTAATGGCAGTGGTGAAGGATTTCCTGGTTCCAAGGGTAGAACGAGCGACTACAACCGTTCTCTTGGGTTTCACAACACGACACCGGCCATGTACCGCCTGTATGATCCCGAGAATGATTCCCGGTATGACCATAATTTTTTGGAAGTGGGGTATGCGATGCAAGCTGTGGCAGGTTTCCGGCCTTTGCCCGTAGTGAATCCTGCACTTAGGATTGACATCAAAGCAGGAGATACCGTAGTGTATTATCGCCCGTGGAATAACCCCGCAACTACGCTGGATGAAAGAGGGGTTGATTTGGGTGGTAAAAAGAAATATTCGGTGGTAAACCCCGAAGAATGGGGCGGCGGATATGGATTCATCAATGGAAGTACCGTAAGTGTTAGTGGATTTCCATCGGGTGAGCCTCATATGTGGAAGTTTTGGCAGCCGGGTATTCCCTATGGTGATGCTTTTGGCACGTTCAATGAAGCTGTTTTTCGCTCGGCAGAAGCATATCTGATTGCAGCCGAAGCGATTGTGAAAGGTGCAAAAGGAGGAAAACTGGGTGGTGCGGAAGTGTATTACAACCGTGTACTCGATCGTGCGCTGGGTGCCAAAAAAGGCAACGACCCCAGATGTGCACTGGTTCCAGAAAACGTGAAGTCGCTGGAAACGGTATCCTACCGGGCTACTGCGGCCAACATTACCATCGACTTGATCCTGGACGAACGCGCCAGAGAGCTCATGGGCGAATATTCAAGATGGTTTGATTTGAAAAGAACCGGTAAATTGGTGGAACGGGTGAAAAAATACAATCCCTGGGCCGCAAAAAGTGGTGCCATCAACGATATCCACTATTTGAGACCAATTCCACAAAGCGAAATTGACTTGTCTTTCCCGGCGATGACTCAGAATACAGGGTATTGA